From the Cloeon dipterum chromosome 4, ieCloDipt1.1, whole genome shotgun sequence genome, the window GACTGTCCGCCTGAAGTTTGGAGACGTCTTTAGTGGACACGCACCTCTTGCGGAAGGTTAGCAAGTTCTTGAGGGAGAACGACTTCTTCTTCTGCTTGTTCGAAGAGTCAAACAAGGTTACATACTTGCTCGGCGTGGCTGTTACCACGACTGAAGAGGCACCTGTGTTTGGAACGACCACCGCCTGTTTGCCTGGGGACAGCAGACTCGGTTCACTCTTGGTCGAGCAAAATCTGCTAGCGGGACTTGCACACTCCTCTGAGCTAAGCTCGCtctgaaagcaaattaaaaaagtttggaatttcaagagagagtatttttataatttttatcgctAGCTATAATAATACAAGATTACCCAACTGGAAAATAAAGACTTTGGGTAGCACTCAtcctaaaaatttgttgaaataaatttaaaaaagattaaattactAATTACCTCGCTGGAGTGACTCCGATGCTGTTTGGTCAAGGCCCACTCGGAGGAGGATCTGCTGGGCCGGCTTTTTCTTGAAGACACATTCGAGTCCTTGCTTCTCATCCTGGTGAGTTTGCACCCTCCTCTGTACCATcaaaccaattattttaacaatctgAGGTTTTCTCCTTGGTTCGTCTCATTACCTGCTTGGCTGAGGTTTTGGCGCCTCAACCTGGGAGGCGACCAACTGGAACGAGTGTTCCATCGAGTCATTAAGTCGGGCCAAAAAGTCTTTCAGTCTGCGCAGGCAAGTGGAAATAGCCGCGTGCTCCGGCGAGGCCTGCGGCGTGGCTTGCAGGAATTGGCGCAGCAGAAGCACGTAGCGCGGCATGTGCTGCACCGGGGTCAGCAAAAGGGCGCCCAGGTCGAGCCCCGTGCACGCCGGTCGTTGAAGGCAAGACTGCGATTTGCGAGATTATATTTTCCGTAAGAACAACAACAGAGCCAAATTGCTTACTTTTAGGAACCTGGTGAAGGCAGGCGAGGCTTTGCAAAGTCGATGGAATGTCTGCACAACCTCTGGAAAGGCGTTGGCGTAGCTGGTGTACAGCCTCAGAACGTCAGAGCCGTTGGGGTCCGCCAGGAGCTTTTGAAGCAGGTCCCCCAGTTGGGAATGTTGGTCCCAGGTGCTCACCCTGGCTTTCAGTGAGGTTAGAAGTGCACTGTGCTCTGTCCGCAGCTGCCAAACCTCCTCAGGGAATAGCGtgctacaaaattttaaaatatataacgtATGAGAACAACTtatagcttaaaaattaaaatttgttgaattttagcTTCAACATTAACTTAACAATTTGGATCTTGTTGCGGAATTAAACTGGTTTTGCTGCAATGTTAAAagttaaactattttataaaaagtcCCGCTTTTATATATAACATCGCACTggctctaatattttttttttaaatcaatgaaatatttaaacttcCGCTTGTGTCATCTTTCCAGGGTTGAAGCATACTTTTCATGGCCCAGCGCTTTTGAAGTTAAACAAAAGATGTAacaaagttaataaaaaaattgacctcGAATGGTTGCCATAccaaaaattccctttttacACAGCATGAGTATTTTACTATAAACATCTCCAAGTgcaacagataaaaaaatgattctgTTAACTGCCGCGTACTTGAGTTCAGTTTGCTGGACAATGCCGCTCGCCTTGAGCGGTTGTGCGAACGCTTCCTGCATCGTCTGCAGTGTGCTACAGTAGTCCTGCTCGAGGGCCAAGAGTTCTTTGGCAACTTGTAGCCTCTGGGTAACAAAGGTGCTGTCCATTTCCAGGAGCTGCAGGCCGCACTGTTGGCCCAACGAAGTACATAAACTCAAGCTTTTTGCCGCTgccagagaaagagagcattCCGAGTCATCGTCTGgagaatctaaaaaaattaatgcccaAAGTTTTACTCGTGGgataagcaattaaatttgaggaatttttacAACCTCTCATAATTTATATCCTCtcagttgcaaaaataaaaatatattaccaATTCTaacatctttttaattttgatggcaCGATTGTGCAATGTGCAATTACCTGTTAGAGTGGCGACGTAATCGTGGACGAGGTTGGAGACCTGCGCGTTCGACTGGGCTGAATTAAAGGCTGCGTTGGCTCTTTCGAGAAGAAGAGCGACCCCGGAGTCGCTGGACGGTGCGTCGCTTGAACCGTTGGTTCGAAATCTGCGGATCACGAGGCAATCATTAGAGCCGATTCATCTAGAGATGCGATCGACAAATAGGAAAACATTGCGCCAAACAAGGAAGACGAGATAATATGCATCAGTCCAATAAATAGTTCATCTAATCCGCGAGCATGTGGAAATTGGGGGAAACACTTTCTCTATAGGTTCGCCGGTCGTAAAAAGCAGAGTTCGCCGAacttgcaattattattgctcatATTACGGTGCCAGCAATCGCGTGCAAAGGAATTTGTGCATTATCATTATATATAGGCTGTCGAATAAAGCGGTGCAGTTGTGTAAGCCTGCCTTTTGCTTTCGGCTCTTCGATCATGTGGAATTTTTGCTCGCATCTTacgaaagcaatttttctcctttccaTCTGAACCGGCATTGCAGCTCGCGAAAGGCATTCCAAAAACTGTTGCCTACTGTGCAATCGATTAATTGACAGTTTGATGGATCCCTGAAATTTTTCGAAAGTAGCTCTGAGTACGCATTTAAATTCCGCAGCAAGTACAGATAGCGGAATTTCAAGAAGATCCCATTAAACTGCGCCTTGCTGACACGCTGATCCTGTTTGTCTGCCGATGTCAGAATGTAAAAGTCGTGAAGTATGATTGCTGCacgcagataaaataaattatgctccCCGCGCATCAGGGTATGACTCAGGTTGTTGCCCTGGCTCAGAATTCCTCTCGCTGGTCGTCGGGTTACCTTCTCGCCTTTGTTCGAATATACGGTGCACGTCTCGTGCGTTCCTCTTAAATATCATCATCTCATCGCACCCACCGTGTGTCATAACGGCGAAGTactttttcattattcaatCGAAATCAAAGAAGCATGTGTGTAAAGAAACTGACACCTACgctttcagaaaatattgacTGTTCATTAAGATTAGCTCATGGCTTGAGAATTTGTCCCTCTTGACCTAGAGCGTTTTCTCTCTTTCAAAAGGTCAAATGACTTCTTCATAGCGCACACCATTCT encodes:
- the LOC135942150 gene encoding FYVE, RhoGEF and PH domain-containing protein 4-like isoform X1 codes for the protein MSSEEDLAGGLSDLDDDLDEENDFDAEDQHIFQQQVKELQCAVVEMKGAFEAALEKLSLIDDHRKDTSSPTEPKDDGQLAEALRLLITYKNELDTTQATVRALQGQVDSLEMTVRTLSEERDTLTHELLLSGALPARFRTNGSSDAPSSDSGVALLLERANAAFNSAQSNAQVSNLVHDYVATLTDSPDDDSECSLSLAAAKSLSLCTSLGQQCGLQLLEMDSTFVTQRLQVAKELLALEQDYCSTLQTMQEAFAQPLKASGIVQQTELNTLFPEEVWQLRTEHSALLTSLKARVSTWDQHSQLGDLLQKLLADPNGSDVLRLYTSYANAFPEVVQTFHRLCKASPAFTRFLKSCLQRPACTGLDLGALLLTPVQHMPRYVLLLRQFLQATPQASPEHAAISTCLRRLKDFLARLNDSMEHSFQLVASQVEAPKPQPSRGGCKLTRMRSKDSNVSSRKSRPSRSSSEWALTKQHRSHSSESELSSEECASPASRFCSTKSEPSLLSPGKQAVVVPNTGASSVVVTATPSKYVTLFDSSNKQKKKSFSLKNLLTFRKRCVSTKDVSKLQADSLKGLVQQIGRMPGYIELVVYCLRETAV
- the LOC135942150 gene encoding FYVE, RhoGEF and PH domain-containing protein 4-like isoform X2; the protein is MSSEEDLAGGLSDLDDDLDEENDFDAEDQHIFQQQVKELQCAVVEMKGAFEAALEKLSLIDDHRKDTSSPTEPKDDGQLAEALRLLITYKNELDTTQATVRALQGQVDSLEMTVRTLSEERDTLTHELLLSGALPARFRTNGSSDAPSSDSGVALLLERANAAFNSAQSNAQVSNLVHDYVATLTDSPDDDSECSLSLAAAKSLSLCTSLGQQCGLQLLEMDSTFVTQRLQVAKELLALEQDYCSTLQTMQEAFAQPLKASGIVQQTELNTLFPEEVWQLRTEHSALLTSLKARVSTWDQHSQLGDLLQKLLADPNGSDVLRLYTSYANAFPEVVQTFHRLCKASPAFTRFLKSCLQRPACTGLDLGALLLTPVQHMPRYVLLLRQFLQATPQASPEHAAISTCLRRLKDFLARLNDSMEHSFQLVASQVEAPKPQPSRGGCKLTRMRSKDSNVSSRKSRPSRSSSEWALTKQHRSHSSESELSSEECASPASRFCSTKSEPSLLSPGKQAVVVPNTGASSVVVTATPSKYVTLFDSSNKQKKKSFSLKNLLTFRKRCVSTKDVSKLQADSLKGLEPWCTAEGS
- the LOC135942150 gene encoding FYVE, RhoGEF and PH domain-containing protein 4-like isoform X3; translation: MSSEEDLAGGLSDLDDDLDEENDFDAEDQHIFQQQVKELQCAVVEMKGAFEAALEKLSLIDDHRKDTSSPTEPKDDGQLAEALRLLITYKNELDTTQATVRALQGQVDSLEMTVRTLSEERDTLTHELLLSGALPARFRTNGSSDAPSSDSGVALLLERANAAFNSAQSNAQVSNLVHDYVATLTDSPDDDSECSLSLAAAKSLSLCTSLGQQCGLQLLEMDSTFVTQRLQVAKELLALEQDYCSTLQTMQEAFAQPLKASGIVQQTELNTLFPEEVWQLRTEHSALLTSLKARVSTWDQHSQLGDLLQKLLADPNGSDVLRLYTSYANAFPEVVQTFHRLCKASPAFTRFLKSCLQRPACTGLDLGALLLTPVQHMPRYVLLLRQFLQATPQASPEHAAISTCLRRLKDFLARLNDSMEHSFQLVASQVEAPKPQPSRGGCKLTRMRSKDSNVSSRKSRPSRSSSEWALTKQHRSHSSESELSSEECASPASRFCSTKSEPSLLSPGKQAVVVPNTGASSVVVTATPSKYVTLFDSSNKQKKKSFSLKNLLTFRKRNHGVLLKDRDDHRLNSSPC